Proteins encoded in a region of the Halothiobacillus diazotrophicus genome:
- a CDS encoding FAD:protein FMN transferase, whose protein sequence is MNHCVQRMRPLLGTFVEIQATGSQSIERIHQALDAAFSEIERVGRLMSVQSSTSDLGRLNRSRAAISIHPWTARVIRLALNLAVRSAHRFNPTVGGLLVDSGRYPAPETPYVRRGTADDILLSGCHIERRRPVLLTLDGIAKGWAVDRALARLRSSGLTAALVNAGGDWRCFGPPRPILRDTPSGRVHLGLLERGACATSSAGLDPDCFPAELVIDVPDRQKGTWTVIAPQAWLADALTKVAANTPPQEAAHSVRVLGGHLISEPNAARGA, encoded by the coding sequence ATGAACCATTGCGTACAGCGGATGCGGCCGTTACTGGGTACCTTCGTGGAAATCCAGGCAACCGGCTCCCAGTCGATCGAGCGCATCCATCAGGCGTTAGATGCCGCCTTTTCAGAAATCGAACGAGTCGGTAGGCTGATGAGCGTACAGTCCTCCACCAGTGACCTCGGGAGATTGAATCGGAGCCGTGCGGCAATCAGCATTCACCCCTGGACCGCACGGGTCATTCGGCTCGCCCTAAACTTGGCGGTACGCAGTGCGCACCGATTCAATCCGACGGTCGGTGGTCTGCTGGTCGATTCCGGTCGCTACCCCGCACCGGAGACTCCCTATGTTCGCCGCGGCACGGCCGACGACATCCTGCTATCCGGTTGTCATATCGAACGCAGGCGGCCCGTACTACTGACCCTCGACGGCATCGCGAAAGGATGGGCCGTCGACCGTGCCCTCGCCCGCCTTAGGTCCTCGGGCTTGACCGCCGCGCTGGTCAATGCCGGTGGCGATTGGCGATGCTTCGGCCCCCCCCGTCCGATTCTGCGCGATACGCCCTCTGGCAGGGTACATCTCGGTCTGCTCGAACGCGGCGCCTGCGCCACGTCAAGCGCGGGCCTCGATCCCGACTGCTTCCCGGCGGAACTGGTCATCGACGTCCCCGACCGACAGAAAGGCACCTGGACCGTGATTGCACCTCAGGCATGGCTGGCTGACGCATTGACCAAGGTGGCTGCCAATACCCCTCCGCAGGAGGCGGCTCATAGCGTACGGGTGCTGGGCGGGCACTTGATCAGCGAGCCAAACGCAGCCCGGGGCGCATGA
- a CDS encoding DUF6662 family protein produces MRLLSLSRNYSNFLAGFIGLCTTVTVMQAQADENLFGYIKGAEPLPQNANELYGYATHRWDKGAGTYRATDYQIEYERGVTHRFSAGFAFKAQGIRINDLLIDAYIPKNERYAFKPSGIEASAKYAFLTPALDDIGLASYMSLDYNWLDPHSGQRKNTYSLDYKLLAQKYLMDGQLVLAGNLGVETTYAHRKAVSPLPENYEWPTEPEMEIEFMSGFGVSYRFAPNWSVGYEVFYQTEFETEVGTERWSVQGGPSLHYADRRWWATLTWLPQLVGGGERFPEQNDRNLHLIEKTKNELRLKIGYNF; encoded by the coding sequence ATGCGTCTTCTTTCTCTATCCAGGAACTACTCAAATTTCCTCGCTGGCTTCATTGGTCTGTGCACCACCGTCACTGTCATGCAGGCCCAGGCGGACGAAAACCTCTTTGGCTATATCAAGGGGGCGGAACCCCTGCCTCAGAACGCCAACGAACTCTATGGTTATGCGACCCATCGCTGGGACAAGGGTGCCGGCACCTATCGTGCAACGGACTACCAGATCGAGTACGAGCGCGGCGTCACCCATCGATTCAGCGCCGGTTTTGCATTCAAGGCACAAGGGATACGAATCAACGATCTACTGATCGATGCATACATTCCCAAGAACGAACGCTATGCCTTCAAACCCTCCGGTATCGAAGCGTCTGCAAAGTACGCGTTTCTGACGCCTGCGCTCGACGATATCGGTCTGGCGAGCTATATGAGCCTTGATTACAACTGGCTCGATCCGCATTCCGGCCAGAGAAAGAACACCTATTCGCTCGACTACAAGCTACTCGCCCAAAAATATCTGATGGACGGTCAACTCGTGCTCGCAGGCAATCTCGGCGTGGAGACCACCTACGCCCATCGCAAGGCCGTTTCCCCGTTGCCGGAGAATTACGAATGGCCCACGGAACCGGAGATGGAGATCGAATTCATGTCCGGCTTCGGTGTGTCCTATCGATTCGCGCCCAATTGGTCCGTCGGCTATGAAGTCTTTTATCAGACCGAGTTCGAAACGGAAGTCGGCACCGAGCGCTGGTCGGTTCAGGGCGGCCCCTCCCTCCACTATGCGGACCGCCGCTGGTGGGCGACCCTGACCTGGTTGCCGCAACTCGTTGGCGGCGGAGAACGTTTTCCGGAACAGAATGACCGCAACCTGCATCTCATCGAAAAGACCAAGAACGAGCTACGCCTGAAGATCGGCTACAACTTCTAG
- the pstS gene encoding phosphate ABC transporter substrate-binding protein PstS has protein sequence MMFNKKLIASAVLAAATAFSLSAHADEVNKITGAGSSFAYPIISKWAAAYKKATGVEVNYQSVGSGAGIKQIIAKTVDFGASDDPMTVEDLEKNGLTQWPLIMGGEVIVANIPGNKQGELAISGPVLADIMMGKITKWNDPALQKLNPGKKLPDLAITVVHRSDASGTTAIFTNYLSKVSPEWKEKVGEGKTVTWLSKGNLGGKGNEGVASYTGRIKGAIGYVEYAYALQNKLPYMDMINSAGKRVAPTMANFAAAASHADWEHTPAFRVVLTDQPGDDSWPITGSTFAIVHKDPENPAQVKAVLDFFKWSMDHGQSEAKELHYIPIPESVEKLIEASWAKNIKLK, from the coding sequence ATGATGTTTAACAAGAAGCTGATCGCTAGCGCGGTTCTGGCTGCTGCTACGGCGTTTTCTTTGTCTGCGCATGCTGACGAAGTCAACAAAATCACTGGTGCGGGCTCATCCTTCGCCTACCCGATCATCTCCAAGTGGGCAGCTGCCTACAAGAAGGCCACCGGCGTAGAAGTGAACTATCAGTCTGTTGGTTCAGGTGCCGGTATCAAGCAGATCATCGCCAAGACTGTCGACTTCGGCGCATCCGATGATCCGATGACTGTCGAAGACCTCGAAAAGAATGGTCTGACCCAGTGGCCCCTGATCATGGGTGGCGAAGTCATCGTTGCCAACATCCCCGGCAACAAGCAGGGCGAGCTGGCCATCAGCGGTCCGGTCCTGGCCGACATCATGATGGGCAAGATCACCAAGTGGAACGATCCTGCCCTCCAGAAGCTGAACCCGGGCAAGAAGCTGCCGGATCTGGCCATCACCGTTGTTCACCGTTCTGACGCTTCCGGCACCACTGCGATTTTCACCAACTACCTGTCCAAGGTTAGCCCGGAGTGGAAAGAGAAAGTCGGCGAAGGCAAGACCGTTACCTGGCTGTCCAAGGGCAACCTGGGTGGTAAGGGCAACGAAGGTGTTGCTTCCTACACCGGCCGCATCAAGGGCGCCATCGGTTACGTTGAATACGCCTATGCACTGCAGAACAAGCTGCCCTACATGGATATGATCAACAGCGCCGGCAAGCGCGTTGCGCCGACCATGGCCAACTTCGCTGCTGCTGCTTCCCACGCTGACTGGGAACACACCCCGGCCTTCCGCGTTGTTCTGACCGACCAGCCTGGCGATGACAGCTGGCCGATTACCGGTTCTACGTTCGCCATCGTGCACAAGGACCCGGAAAACCCGGCTCAGGTCAAGGCTGTTCTCGACTTCTTCAAGTGGTCCATGGATCATGGTCAGTCCGAAGCCAAGGAACTGCACTACATTCCGATTCCGGAAAGCGTCGAGAAGCTGATCGAGGCTTCTTGGGCCAAGAACATCAAGCTGAAGTAA
- a CDS encoding FMN-binding protein — MKFTPLLVVAPILMPAAQATEYLDTAAAQRILFPSASRFVVETVKLNDQQKGRIAELSGVTQRWQDQPVWRVETDGQPTGWYIEDRVIGKHEFIRYALALSPQGQVLGIEIMDYRETYGGEVRQAEWRGQFLGKTRASTLSLGSDIRNISGATLSCRNITNGVKRLLALQKVVLDGRIQP, encoded by the coding sequence ATGAAGTTCACGCCATTACTGGTCGTCGCCCCGATCCTGATGCCAGCGGCCCAGGCCACCGAATACCTGGACACGGCCGCGGCCCAACGGATCCTTTTTCCATCCGCCAGCCGCTTCGTTGTCGAAACGGTCAAGCTGAACGATCAGCAAAAGGGGCGCATTGCCGAACTCAGCGGGGTGACCCAACGCTGGCAGGACCAGCCGGTCTGGCGCGTAGAGACTGATGGTCAACCAACCGGCTGGTACATTGAAGATCGCGTCATCGGCAAACATGAATTCATTCGGTATGCCCTGGCGCTTTCGCCTCAAGGACAGGTGCTAGGCATTGAAATCATGGACTACCGCGAAACCTACGGGGGCGAAGTCCGTCAGGCCGAATGGCGCGGACAGTTTCTCGGAAAAACGCGAGCGAGCACCCTCTCGCTGGGGTCGGACATCCGCAACATCAGCGGCGCGACACTTTCCTGCCGCAACATCACCAACGGCGTCAAACGCCTGCTTGCGCTGCAAAAGGTGGTGCTCGACGGGCGAATCCAGCCATGA
- the pstA gene encoding phosphate ABC transporter permease PstA, with translation MTKYQVRKIVNFINLSASILVTLFGLVMLAWILSVLFGKGFQYINWAVFTQMTPPPGANGGLLNAIVGTLGLTVLAVLIGTPIGVMAGTYLAEFGMKGTFSNVVRFINDVLLSAPSIVVGVFVYTLVVEPSGHFSGWAGAIALSILVIPVVVRTTEDMLKLVPTPMREAAAALGAPRYKVTISIVYKAALSGMITGVLLATARIMGETAPLLFTALNNQFWSVDMNQPMANMPVVIYQYALSPYEDWQNLAWAAALLITISVLLMNILARYTLKSPTSR, from the coding sequence ATGACCAAGTATCAAGTTCGTAAGATTGTCAATTTCATCAACCTTTCTGCCTCGATTCTCGTGACCCTGTTCGGACTGGTCATGCTGGCCTGGATCCTGTCCGTTCTGTTCGGCAAGGGCTTTCAGTACATCAACTGGGCCGTGTTTACACAGATGACCCCGCCGCCCGGTGCAAATGGTGGTCTGCTTAATGCCATCGTCGGTACCTTAGGTTTGACCGTGCTTGCCGTATTGATCGGTACGCCAATCGGTGTGATGGCCGGTACCTATCTGGCCGAATTCGGTATGAAGGGCACCTTCTCCAATGTCGTCCGATTTATCAACGATGTCCTCCTTTCTGCGCCATCGATTGTCGTTGGTGTATTCGTGTATACCCTGGTCGTTGAGCCGTCCGGACATTTCTCCGGATGGGCTGGCGCAATCGCCCTATCGATATTGGTGATACCCGTTGTCGTTCGGACGACGGAAGATATGCTCAAACTGGTGCCCACGCCGATGCGTGAGGCCGCTGCAGCATTGGGGGCTCCGAGGTACAAGGTGACGATTTCAATCGTCTACAAAGCTGCGCTGAGCGGTATGATCACGGGCGTATTGTTGGCCACGGCCCGAATCATGGGCGAGACGGCGCCGCTGCTCTTTACGGCGCTGAACAACCAGTTCTGGTCGGTTGACATGAATCAACCGATGGCGAACATGCCCGTCGTCATCTATCAATACGCCCTCAGCCCTTACGAAGACTGGCAGAATCTGGCTTGGGCCGCTGCGCTCCTGATCACCATCAGTGTCCTGCTGATGAATATTCTCGCGCGGTACACCCTGAAATCGCCCACGTCACGGTAG
- the pstC gene encoding phosphate ABC transporter permease subunit PstC: MATPEEQLILHRQLQAKSSGVLLDRIFKGSAFSFAALVLIVLFGIMLMLFKEAWPTFAHFGFGFFASAEWDAVNNKYGAIIPIIGTLVTSLIAVVIGVPVSFGIAIFITLMAPNWMKRPVGIAIELLAAVPSIIYGMWGLFYFAPWFANSVQPIMTDTLGELPVLGQFFQGPPIGVSIFTAGVVLAIMIIPFIASVMRDMFEIVPTTLKESAYAMGSTTWEVVWKVILPYTKAGVVGGIILGLGRAMGETMAVAFVVGNSLELNTGLFYPGATIASTMANEFNEASGLHMSSLIALGLILFIITFLVLSIAKWFLMILERAHQGTST; the protein is encoded by the coding sequence ATGGCGACACCCGAAGAACAGTTGATACTGCATCGACAACTCCAGGCAAAGAGTTCCGGAGTTCTGCTCGACAGAATATTCAAGGGTTCGGCATTCTCGTTTGCGGCACTTGTTCTGATCGTACTGTTCGGGATCATGCTGATGCTTTTCAAGGAAGCATGGCCGACATTTGCGCATTTCGGTTTCGGTTTTTTCGCAAGCGCGGAATGGGATGCCGTCAATAACAAGTATGGCGCGATCATCCCGATCATTGGCACGCTAGTGACTTCATTGATTGCTGTCGTCATCGGCGTTCCGGTGAGTTTTGGGATTGCAATCTTCATTACCCTGATGGCGCCGAATTGGATGAAACGTCCTGTTGGTATCGCCATCGAATTGCTGGCGGCCGTTCCCTCCATCATCTATGGCATGTGGGGCCTGTTCTATTTCGCGCCCTGGTTCGCCAATTCCGTGCAACCGATCATGACCGATACCTTGGGTGAATTGCCTGTTCTGGGTCAGTTCTTTCAGGGGCCGCCGATTGGTGTGAGTATCTTCACGGCCGGTGTGGTGCTCGCAATCATGATCATTCCGTTCATTGCTTCGGTCATGCGCGACATGTTCGAGATCGTGCCCACCACACTGAAGGAATCGGCCTATGCCATGGGCTCGACGACCTGGGAGGTCGTTTGGAAGGTCATTCTGCCCTATACCAAGGCCGGTGTGGTTGGCGGGATCATTCTTGGCCTGGGACGTGCCATGGGTGAAACGATGGCGGTTGCGTTCGTGGTCGGTAACTCTCTGGAACTCAATACCGGACTTTTCTATCCTGGCGCAACCATCGCCTCGACCATGGCCAACGAATTCAACGAGGCAAGTGGCCTGCATATGTCGTCGCTGATCGCTCTGGGGCTCATCCTTTTCATAATCACCTTTCTGGTCCTATCCATTGCCAAGTGGTTCCTGATGATTCTCGAGCGCGCCCACCAAGGCACCAGTACTTAA